CAGGCGCACCGCCTGCAGCGCCGTGTCGGAGGCCGGCAGCAGCACGCCCGCAGTCTGCCGGGCGGGCTTGCGCCATGGCAGGCGGTCCAGCATCAGCTAGCCGCCTTGCCTTTGATAAAGCCGTAGATCACTAGCAGGATAAAGGCGCCGATGATGGAGCCGATGAATCCTGCGCCCTGGCCAGCGTGATACCAGCCCAGCGCCTGGCCGACGTAGCCTGCCAGGAAAGAGCCGGCGATGCCCAGCAAGGTAGTAACGATAAAGCCCATGTTCTCGCGTCCGGGATGTATCAGTTTAGCGATCACGCCGACGATGAAACCCACGATGATTGTCCCCAGAATTTCCATAGATGCT
This Collimonas sp. PA-H2 DNA region includes the following protein-coding sequences:
- a CDS encoding GlsB/YeaQ/YmgE family stress response membrane protein, whose amino-acid sequence is MEILGTIIVGFIVGVIAKLIHPGRENMGFIVTTLLGIAGSFLAGYVGQALGWYHAGQGAGFIGSIIGAFILLVIYGFIKGKAAS